A part of Magnetospirillum sp. ME-1 genomic DNA contains:
- a CDS encoding FliH/SctL family protein, with product MAYQKYMFDLDFGPPPANRPKAAEPAEDAYQTEAEPEPPPPPTFTEEDLQVVREAAYEEGHRNGMAEANETQQALLAASLERVSNALAMLDNAQADANDTNQRVAARVAMAVLKKVLPAACEQNAFEEIVRTVHECLGHVLDEPRIIVRVDSALVDPMRERLEQTAIEHGFEGRVVVQADPRVAIGDCRVEWTDGGAERDQARLIADIEAAVNRALAPPENRPEE from the coding sequence ATGGCATACCAGAAATACATGTTCGACCTGGATTTCGGTCCGCCGCCGGCCAACCGGCCCAAGGCGGCCGAACCGGCCGAGGATGCCTATCAGACCGAGGCCGAGCCCGAGCCGCCGCCGCCGCCTACCTTCACCGAGGAGGACCTCCAGGTGGTGCGCGAGGCCGCCTACGAGGAGGGCCACCGCAACGGCATGGCCGAGGCCAACGAGACCCAGCAGGCCCTGCTGGCCGCCTCGCTGGAGCGGGTGTCCAACGCGCTGGCCATGCTGGACAACGCCCAGGCCGACGCCAACGACACCAACCAGCGGGTGGCCGCCCGCGTGGCCATGGCGGTGCTGAAAAAGGTGCTGCCCGCCGCCTGCGAGCAGAACGCCTTCGAGGAGATCGTGCGGACCGTCCACGAATGCCTGGGCCATGTGCTCGACGAGCCGCGCATCATCGTCCGGGTGGATTCCGCACTGGTCGATCCCATGCGCGAACGCCTGGAGCAGACCGCCATCGAACACGGCTTCGAGGGCCGCGTGGTGGTCCAGGCCGACCCCCGGGTGGCCATCGGCGATTGCCGGGTGGAATGGACGGACGGCGGTGCCGAGCGGGATCAGGCCCGCCTGATCGCCGACATCGAAGCGGCGGTGAACCGGGCCCTGGCGCCGCCCGAAAATCGCCCGGAAGAGTAA
- the flbD gene encoding sigma-54-dependent transcriptional regulator FlbD, with the protein MRLLIIGTLDGQIGAASQIAMARGAKVRQAEDVPAGLEVLRTQGADLVMIDVKRDIKGLIDSLEAERIIVPVVACGIASDASAAVRAIKAGAKEYIPLPPDAELIAAVIAAVTQESHNIVFKDPRMGQTLKLAEQVANSDASIMITGESGTGKELIARFIHNKSKRSDKRFVAVNCAAIPENLLESELFGHEKGAFTGAVARRIGKFEEAQGGTLLLDEISEMDVRLQSKLLRAIQEREIDRVGGNQPVKVDVRILATSNRNMEDEVKKGTFREDLYYRLNVVTLALPALRERPLDIGILADHFAKRYTEANGLPARPISAEVRQLLSRHHWRGNVRELENTMHRAVLLASGAEIGPEAIILSGNPVGTNSDPMVAQAANAAASVMGARGANLVGKTVAEVERDLIIDTLSHCLGNRTHAANILGISIRTLRNKLKQYSDEGVDVPPPAGGEIERAMI; encoded by the coding sequence ATGCGACTTCTGATCATCGGCACGCTCGACGGCCAGATCGGCGCCGCCAGCCAGATCGCCATGGCCCGCGGCGCCAAGGTCCGCCAGGCCGAGGACGTTCCCGCCGGCCTCGAGGTGCTGCGCACCCAGGGCGCCGATCTGGTGATGATCGACGTCAAGCGCGACATCAAGGGCCTGATCGATTCGCTGGAAGCCGAACGCATCATCGTTCCGGTGGTGGCCTGCGGCATCGCCTCCGACGCCTCGGCCGCGGTGCGCGCCATCAAGGCCGGCGCCAAGGAATACATCCCGCTGCCCCCCGACGCCGAGCTGATCGCCGCCGTCATCGCCGCCGTCACCCAGGAAAGCCACAACATCGTCTTCAAGGACCCCCGCATGGGCCAGACCTTGAAGCTGGCCGAGCAGGTGGCCAATTCCGACGCCTCCATCATGATCACCGGCGAATCCGGCACCGGCAAGGAGCTGATCGCCCGGTTCATCCACAACAAGTCCAAGCGGTCCGACAAGCGCTTCGTCGCCGTCAACTGCGCCGCCATCCCCGAGAACCTGCTGGAATCCGAGCTGTTCGGCCACGAGAAGGGTGCCTTTACCGGCGCCGTGGCGCGGCGCATCGGCAAGTTCGAGGAAGCCCAGGGCGGCACGCTGCTGCTCGACGAAATCTCCGAGATGGACGTGCGCCTGCAATCCAAGCTGCTGCGCGCCATCCAGGAGCGTGAAATCGACCGGGTGGGCGGCAACCAGCCGGTCAAGGTGGACGTGCGCATCCTGGCCACCTCCAACCGCAACATGGAGGACGAGGTCAAGAAGGGCACCTTCCGCGAAGACCTCTATTATCGCCTCAACGTGGTGACCCTGGCCCTGCCCGCGCTGCGCGAGCGCCCGCTGGACATCGGTATCCTGGCCGACCACTTCGCCAAGCGCTACACCGAGGCCAACGGCCTGCCGGCGCGGCCCATTTCCGCCGAGGTCCGCCAGCTGCTGTCGCGCCACCACTGGCGCGGCAATGTGCGCGAGCTGGAAAACACCATGCACCGCGCCGTGCTGCTGGCCAGCGGCGCCGAGATCGGGCCCGAGGCCATCATCCTGTCGGGCAACCCGGTGGGCACCAATTCCGACCCCATGGTCGCCCAGGCCGCCAACGCCGCCGCCTCGGTGATGGGCGCCAGGGGCGCCAATCTGGTGGGCAAGACGGTGGCCGAGGTCGAACGCGACCTGATCATCGACACCCTGTCCCATTGCCTGGGCAACCGCACCCACGCGGCCAACATCCTGGGCATCTCCATTCGCACCCTCCGGAACAAGCTCAAGCAGTATTCCGACGAAGGCGTCGATGTGCCGCCCCCCGCCGGCGGCGAAATCGAACGGGCCATGATCTAA
- the fliN gene encoding flagellar motor switch protein FliN, which yields MPDFELNDFKPEGEDQVGRGDVPDMPRSARDLEAVYDIPVQVSAVLGKATMQVNQLLKLGRGAVVELDRKVGEAIDIYVNNRLVARGEVVVVEDRLGVTMTEIIKTDRA from the coding sequence ATGCCCGATTTCGAACTCAACGACTTCAAGCCGGAAGGCGAAGATCAGGTAGGACGCGGCGATGTTCCGGACATGCCGCGATCGGCCCGCGACCTGGAAGCCGTCTACGACATCCCGGTGCAGGTCTCGGCGGTGCTGGGCAAGGCCACCATGCAGGTCAACCAGCTGTTGAAGCTGGGACGCGGCGCGGTGGTGGAACTGGACCGCAAGGTGGGCGAGGCCATCGACATCTACGTCAACAACCGCCTGGTGGCGCGCGGCGAGGTGGTCGTGGTGGAAGACCGCCTGGGCGTGACCATGACCGAAATCATCAAGACCGACCGGGCCTAA
- the fliG gene encoding flagellar motor switch protein FliG, with product MARVKEDYRSLTGPQKAAMFMLSLNEEHSSKLFGMLGDDEIKELSQIMASLGTVSSNLVERVFVEFADALSSTGSLTGSFDTTERLLMKSLPKDRVNSIMEEIRGPAGRTMWDKLGNVSEQVLANYLKNEYPQTVAVVLAKIKPDHASRVLAILPENFAMEVIMRMLRMEAVQKEVLDGVEKTLRTEFMTNLARTQRRDAHELMADIFNNLDRNTENRFMSALEERNRESAEKIKALMFTFDDLTRIDAAGIQVLLRSVEKDKLAIALKGGADAVKELFFKNMSERAGKMLREDMEALGPVRLRDVDQAQAAIVVMAKELAASGQIVISEGREEDELVY from the coding sequence ATGGCGCGCGTCAAGGAAGACTACCGCAGCCTCACCGGCCCCCAGAAGGCCGCCATGTTCATGCTGTCCTTGAACGAGGAGCACTCGTCCAAGCTGTTCGGCATGCTGGGCGACGACGAGATCAAGGAACTGTCCCAGATCATGGCGTCCTTGGGCACCGTGTCGTCCAATCTGGTGGAGCGCGTGTTCGTGGAATTCGCCGACGCGCTGTCGTCCACCGGCTCGCTGACCGGCTCGTTCGACACCACCGAACGCCTGCTGATGAAGAGCCTGCCCAAGGATCGCGTCAACTCCATCATGGAGGAAATCCGCGGTCCCGCCGGCCGTACCATGTGGGACAAGCTGGGCAACGTGTCCGAGCAGGTGCTGGCCAACTACCTGAAGAACGAATACCCCCAGACCGTCGCCGTGGTGCTGGCCAAGATCAAGCCCGACCACGCGTCGCGCGTGCTGGCCATCCTGCCCGAGAACTTCGCCATGGAAGTCATCATGCGCATGCTGCGCATGGAGGCGGTGCAGAAGGAAGTGCTCGACGGCGTGGAAAAGACCCTGAGGACCGAGTTCATGACCAACCTCGCCCGCACCCAGCGCCGCGACGCCCACGAACTGATGGCCGACATCTTCAACAACCTGGACCGCAACACCGAAAACCGGTTCATGTCGGCCCTGGAAGAGCGCAACCGCGAAAGCGCCGAGAAGATCAAGGCGCTGATGTTCACCTTCGACGACCTCACCCGCATCGACGCCGCCGGTATCCAGGTGCTGCTGCGCTCGGTGGAAAAGGACAAGCTGGCCATCGCGCTCAAGGGCGGCGCCGACGCCGTCAAGGAGCTGTTCTTCAAGAACATGTCCGAACGCGCCGGCAAGATGCTGCGTGAAGACATGGAGGCGCTGGGTCCGGTGCGCTTGCGCGACGTGGATCAGGCCCAGGCGGCCATCGTGGTCATGGCCAAGGAACTGGCGGCATCGGGACAGATCGTCATCTCCGAAGGCCGCGAGGAAGACGAGCTGGTGTACTAA